In the genome of Candidatus Delongbacteria bacterium, the window CATGTTTTATTTTAAATATATGAAGTATTGCGTTATATGTCAATACAAATTTACAGAATAGCCTAAATACTTATGTATAGAGAGTAGCTTGACAAATGGGATTAAGGGGATTGGGTGTTGGTTTTGGTTAAGCTTTTCTAAAAAGCTTAGGATTTTGTTACTTTTGTCCCCAAAAGTAATATTAGAAATAAAATCAACAGATTACAATAAATTGAAAAGATAAGGATTTTATCGTTTAACAAACGATCTTATAGCTCCCTTCTTTAGTGCATAGTAATCTCGTAGGAGTTGATTACAACGCCTGTCTAGTAAGTTTTAGGTAAGAGTATCTTTTTTTAATCGTCTTCATTAGGATGAAGTCTTTATCAATCTTTTATATAAATGATAAGATCAAATTTTTTATTTTATTTCCACTTAAACAGGCTTTATATTACTAAAAGTTAACGAAGGGGATAAATGGAGAATCTTTTTTATCATAACGAATTGTTATTGTTATCGGTGATTATAGTCACCGGGATGTCATTCGCTTGGATTAGCAAAAAATTTAAACTTCCAAAAGTGACAGGATATATCGCTGCAGGGATGATATTGGGCAAACCTTTACTTAATATTATAAGTGAGCAGTCATTTGAAAGCTTCAAAAGTATAAACGTAATAGCTTTAAGCATGATGTCTGTAACCATAGGGGCTCATTTAAATTATCATAAACTAAAAAATTCAGGTAAAAGAGTAATATCTGTCCTTCTTTTTGAAAGTACTTTAACTTTTATTGGAGTCTCATCAGTTGTATATTTTTTTACAGATCTTGGTTTAATAATATCATTACTTATCGGATCAATTGCCATTGAAACAGGTCCAGCTGCCACAGTTGCAGTTGTGAAAGATACGAAATCCAAAGGACTTTTAGTCAATACAATAATGCCAGTTGTTGCAATGAATAATGTTCTTTGTATTTTAGTTTTTGGTGTTTTTGCCAATGTAGTTGTTTTCGATCATTTAGGAACTTTTAGCATTATTGATCTTATACAGTCTGTTATGAAAGAGCTGATATTAGCAATAATATTGGGAGTTATATTAGGATTGATTTTGACCTATTTTGCCGGAAGAAATATATCATCTAATACCTATGTCCTTTCACTTTTTTTTCTCACAATTTTAGCAGTTGCAGGAATAAGTAAAATAATTAATGTAAACGCCATGTTACCATCAATGTTTGTTGGTATTGTAGTTACGAATTTCTCCTACCATAGAAGTAAAATTCTTTCTATTTTTGAAGAGATCGGCTATATCGTTTTTATAATATTTTTTGCCTTAGCAGGTGCACATATAGATATGAGCAATCTTTTAAGTGCCGGGATAATTGGATTACTGTATTTCCTAGCCCGTTCCGGAGGAAAGATTGTTGGAGGTTTTACTGGGGCATATTTGGCGGGAACATCCTCAAGAATTTACAAATATATAGGAACATCACTATTACCTCATGCAGGTGTTGCAATTGGTTTAATAATTGTGGCTGCAGATATTGAGGCTTTAAAACCTCATATAAATTTTATAACAACATTAGTTCTTGCAGTAGTTGGTATTAGCGAGATATTGGGACCTCCATTGACAAGATGGTCACTTGAAAAGGGTGGTGATGCAAATAACGACAGACCTAAACTAATTGAATTTTTACTTGAAGAATATATTAATCCTTCTATAAAAAGTAAAACAAAAGATGATGCTTTAAAGGAGTTAGTTGAATTTTTTTCAAAAACACACAAGTGCAACCAAAATCAAAAAAATGAGATACTTAAATCTGTTTTTGAAAGAGAAACTGATGGAAGCACCGGTGTTGGTCATGGAATAGCTATTCCTCACGCCGTCATAGACAAAGGTCCAGTAATTTGGGGTGCTATTGGACTTTCAACAGGTGGTATTGAATGGGATTCATTTGATGAAAAACCAGTTCATTTAATCGTACTTGTCGTCACCCCAAAAGAGCAAAAACATAATATGCATTTGGAAGTAATGGCTGAAATTGCCAAGATACTTTCAGATGACTCAACCAGAACAAAACTTTTCAAATCTAGAAATGCTTTTGAAGTAGTGGAAGTATTCAGAGAAAAGGAGATGAAGGAGTTCAGCTATTTTATTGATGAAGTAAGTCATTAATATTTTCTTAACATTCTAAATTGTTAAATAATCATACATTTTGTTTATGACTTATTTTTGTAATATTTTATTTATCATAATGTAATCAGTATCTTTATCTTTCCAGTGAATACTAATGGAGTAAAAATGAATAAATACAAAATACTTGTAGTGGATGATGAAACAGATCTGTGTGAAATTCTTGAATTTAATTTAATTGGTGAAGGTTTTGAAGTTGAAACAGCTAACTCTGCTGAAGAGGCTTTAACAAAAAATCTTAAAAGCTATCACTTGATATTACTTGATATAATGATGGGTAAGATTTCCGGCACTTCACTTGCTAAAATGATGAAAAAGGATAACGAACTTAAATCAATTCCCATAATTTTTCTTACGGCAAAAGATACTGAAATGGATAAATTGATTGGTTTCAATATTGGAGCTGATGATTACATTATCAAACCATTTTCTGTAAAAGAAGTTGTTGCAAGAATAAATGCGGTGTTAAAAAGAACATACAGTAACTCAGTTTCTCAGACAGAAGAGAGTATAGAAATTGGCGGCTTAAAGATTGATGATAGATCCAAGAAAGTATTCATTGACGAAAAAGATACCAAGCTTACACGAAAAGAGTATGATATACTATATTTACTTGTTAAGAATCAAACAAGAGTGTTTTCTAGAGGAGAACTTCTTGATTTAATTTGGGATGACGATGGTACGATCACCGATAGAACGGTTGATGTTAACATAAGAAGAATAAGACAAAAACTAGAAGATTACGGTAATTATATAAAGACAAGATCAGGCTACGGTTACTGTTTTGAACGACAGCTTGAAAACTAATTGATGAAAGGTAATATTGTTGCGATTAAATTATAAAAGGAAACTGTTTTTATATTTTTTGATTACAATTTTTGTTTTTGGTGCGATAATTATACTCTTTCAATTCAGTAGAGAAAAAGCATATAAAGCAGAGAAACTTGAATCGATACTGGATACATATGTAAACTTGACAAATAAGATTTACACAAATCATAAAATTGATCCGCTTTCAGACTTAAAAAATTTTGTAAACACTCTGGGTAATGTCGACCTAAGGCTTACTATAATTGATACTTCTGGCTTAGTTCTATATGATTCAGAAGTAGAAGAATTTATAGATATGGATAATCACAGGAATAGAGAAGAGGTTATACAAGCCAGAAGAAGTGGTGCAGGTAGAAGTACTCGATTTTCTGCAACTACCGGTCAGGAGTTTTATTACTATACCAAGAAGTATAATTCATATTATATCCGGGCTGCACTACCTTATGGACAAAAAGTCGAAGATTTTCTAAAAATTGATACAGTTTTCGTAAACTTTTTTGCAATTGTTTTTGTAATTATCATTTTTTTCTTAATCTATTTTACTGATCATTTGGGGCGTTCAATCGAAAAGCTGAGAACTTTTGCAAAAAATATAGCCGACAATAATCACATAGATGATAATTTTGAATTTGAAAAAAATGAACTTGGTGAAATAAGTAGCCAAATTAAAACAATTTATAGAAAGGTTTTAGATACAAAACATGAACTTTTGAAAGAAAGAAGTAAACTGTATACCCATTTGAACATCTCTGGAGAGGGAATTGCCTTCTTTTCAAAGGATAAAGAGAAACAAATTTCAAATAAAGTTTTTAATCAATTCGTATCATTTCTTATTGATGAAAAACCTTCAGATTCTATGAAAGAGATTTTTGATGCTGAACTTTTCACTGAAGTAAATCAGTATATAGATCTAGGCGGAAGTGGTAATTTCATTCGTATTGAGAATAGTCATATAGAATTTAGAAAAGAGAAATTCTATGTTGAGAAAGGAAATAAGAATTTTCGAATAAGAGTCATGATTTTCAACTCTGGAGATTTTGAGATAGTAATAAACGATATTACAGAAGAAGAGAATTATAAGAAAATGAAAGAGCAGATAACTTCAAATATATCTCATGAGTTAAAAACACCTGTAGCTGTAATTTCAGGATACATGGAAACTATATTGAATTCTAACTCCACTGATGTTGAAAGGTTTATGCTGTTTGTTGAAAAGAGTTATCACCAAACAAAAAGATTGGCTAGCTTGATAAACGATATCTCCATTCTCAATAAGATTGATGAGGCGGGTGATCTTTATAAGTTTGAAAAAATCAATATTTTATCTATCGTTAAAAATATTAATTTTGACTATGAGACACAGATAAAAGAACACCATATCAATTTTGTGAATAAGA includes:
- a CDS encoding two-component sensor histidine kinase, with the protein product MRLNYKRKLFLYFLITIFVFGAIIILFQFSREKAYKAEKLESILDTYVNLTNKIYTNHKIDPLSDLKNFVNTLGNVDLRLTIIDTSGLVLYDSEVEEFIDMDNHRNREEVIQARRSGAGRSTRFSATTGQEFYYYTKKYNSYYIRAALPYGQKVEDFLKIDTVFVNFFAIVFVIIIFFLIYFTDHLGRSIEKLRTFAKNIADNNHIDDNFEFEKNELGEISSQIKTIYRKVLDTKHELLKERSKLYTHLNISGEGIAFFSKDKEKQISNKVFNQFVSFLIDEKPSDSMKEIFDAELFTEVNQYIDLGGSGNFIRIENSHIEFRKEKFYVEKGNKNFRIRVMIFNSGDFEIVINDITEEENYKKMKEQITSNISHELKTPVAVISGYMETILNSNSTDVERFMLFVEKSYHQTKRLASLINDISILNKIDEAGDLYKFEKINILSIVKNINFDYETQIKEHHINFVNKISSDLLVFGNRFLIDSIFRNLIDNSIKYAGSNLTLTIELKYEDAEYYYFSYKDNGQGIEKEHLPRIFERFYRIDKGRSRKLGGTGLGLSIVKHAIELHKGRIFVTSEIGKGVTFSFSLRKDKCDDQADSVYKETI
- a CDS encoding PTS sugar transporter subunit IIA; this translates as MENLFYHNELLLLSVIIVTGMSFAWISKKFKLPKVTGYIAAGMILGKPLLNIISEQSFESFKSINVIALSMMSVTIGAHLNYHKLKNSGKRVISVLLFESTLTFIGVSSVVYFFTDLGLIISLLIGSIAIETGPAATVAVVKDTKSKGLLVNTIMPVVAMNNVLCILVFGVFANVVVFDHLGTFSIIDLIQSVMKELILAIILGVILGLILTYFAGRNISSNTYVLSLFFLTILAVAGISKIINVNAMLPSMFVGIVVTNFSYHRSKILSIFEEIGYIVFIIFFALAGAHIDMSNLLSAGIIGLLYFLARSGGKIVGGFTGAYLAGTSSRIYKYIGTSLLPHAGVAIGLIIVAADIEALKPHINFITTLVLAVVGISEILGPPLTRWSLEKGGDANNDRPKLIEFLLEEYINPSIKSKTKDDALKELVEFFSKTHKCNQNQKNEILKSVFERETDGSTGVGHGIAIPHAVIDKGPVIWGAIGLSTGGIEWDSFDEKPVHLIVLVVTPKEQKHNMHLEVMAEIAKILSDDSTRTKLFKSRNAFEVVEVFREKEMKEFSYFIDEVSH
- a CDS encoding response regulator transcription factor, with protein sequence MNKYKILVVDDETDLCEILEFNLIGEGFEVETANSAEEALTKNLKSYHLILLDIMMGKISGTSLAKMMKKDNELKSIPIIFLTAKDTEMDKLIGFNIGADDYIIKPFSVKEVVARINAVLKRTYSNSVSQTEESIEIGGLKIDDRSKKVFIDEKDTKLTRKEYDILYLLVKNQTRVFSRGELLDLIWDDDGTITDRTVDVNIRRIRQKLEDYGNYIKTRSGYGYCFERQLEN